The genomic stretch ACGGAAAGCTGCAACGGCAGGCGTATAATGCGAACGTTTTAAGAGGGCCATAGCGACATGCTTTTTGATCGGTTTTGCTAATCTGATGATGGAAACTTTTGTTGAGGTATTGGCAAGTAACATTCCTAAAGGAAAGAATCCGATACCCATTCCATCACTTACTAATGCCAGACTTGTTTCAGAGTGACTGCTTTGACAAACGATGGTCGGCGTAAATCCTGCGTCGCGGCATGCTTTTAAATAAATTTTATGGATACTTTGATCAGGACTGGGGAAGATAAAATTTTCTTTCGATAGTTCGGACAAATCAACGACTTTTTTTGTTGCTAGTGGTGACGAGCTAGTGGTAGCAAGGACAAATTCATCATCTCCTAAGGGATAATAGACAATATCTGCATCATCATCAAGCTCAGGAGGAGTAAGTAGAGCGGTGTCAATTTCAGAGGTACGTAACATTTCGGCTAGATGATAACTGCCATTTAGCGCGATATCTAAGTATAAACCAGGAAACAAATTATGAAAGGATGTAATGAGCGAAACAAAGCCAATATTTTCTAACGTAGTAATGGCTCCGATGTGCAGAGTTCCTTTGGTGAGCCCTACATGTGCTTGCATACATTGCTTGGATAATTCGATTTCAGCTAATATTTTCTTAGCATAAGAAATAAATTCCAGGCCCGCTGGAGTAGGATTGACAAAACGAGTGGTTCGCTCAAATAGCTTTATGCCTAGTTCTTCTTCGAGTTTGGTGATTTGTTGTGATAATGAAGATTGAGCAACACAAATTTCTTCAGCAGCGTGTGTAAAGTGTCGGTGTTTAGCAACTTCAACAATATATTGTAATTGATGAATTTCCATCAACGCACCTCCTAATTATTCTTTATTACATATAAATTATATCACAATTATCGATTGCAAATATATAAAAAACATTATAAAATTTAGATAGTTCCAATAATTGAATAGGATCTGGATTTGAAGGAGGACAAAGTGTGAAAAAAAATTTAATTGGTGAAGGAAAGCAACCGCTTATCTGTACCCCGTTAGTCGGAAAGACTGAGAAAGAAATTGGTAATGAATTAAAAAAAATTCTCGTCAAAAAGCCTGACATTATTGAATGGCGAGTAGATTTTTTTGAGAATATTCATGATTCAGCGAAGACAGTAGCCTTAGCAAATCATTTGAAAAAGGTCATTGGGGATATTCCCATGATTTTTACTATAAGATCTATTCGTGAAGGAGGCCAGCCAATTTCCTTATCAGATAAGGAAGCTATTGAATTAAATGTGGAAATATGTAGAAATACGACTGTTGAATATGTAGATTGTGAACTGAGTAATGAATCTGAGTATATTCGTTATCTTAGAAAGGTAGCTACTGAGCAGGGTACAAAAATCATTGGTTCTTTTCATAATTTTGAATGTACACCAAGTGCTAAGATATTATCACAAAAATTTACAGAGGCAGATCAATATCAGCTTGATGTTGCTAAAGTAGCAGTGATGCCACAAACATTGGAAGATGTCCTAATTCTATTTGAGGCTACGTTGGCAGCGAAAAACCGCTTAACCATACCACTCATTACGATGTCGATGGGCAAGTACGGTGCAATTAGTAGAATTGTTGGTGGTGTTTTTGGTTCTGCACTTAGTTTTGCAGTAGGAGACAAAAGTTCGGCTCCCGGCCAAATTCCGATTGAAGATTTGCGCATGGCCTTTGACATTGTCGAGCGGTCAATGTCCGGGGAATAAATCCAGTAATTGGATCATTATCACGATCATTTGCAATTATTTTGAATTTAGTAGGGGGAATGAACATGAAAGATTTAGTATCCAACCAATTGATAAAGTATTTGGAAAGACGAGGTATTAAACATATTTTTGGTCTGTGCGGTCATACGAATATTGCATTCTTGGCTGCATTATCGAAGAGTGAAAAAATTCGCTATATTAATGTGAGACATGAACAAATCGCTTCTCATGCTGCTGATGGCTATGCCCGGGTTACCAAGAAAGCTTCTGTTGTTTTAAGTCACCTTGGGCCAGGTCTGACAAATGCAGCTACAGGCGTAGCCAATGCTGCTCTGGATTCAATTCCAATGGTTGTGATTGCCGGAGATGTTCCTTCACATTATTTTGGCAAGCATCCGCATCAGGAAGTGAATTTGCATGCTGATGGAGATCAATGGGAAATTTATCGGCCTTTTGTTAAGCGTGCTTGGCGCGTAGATAGTGCTCATTTATTGCCGGAAATCATGGAAAAAGCTTTCGCTTTAGCTGAATCCGGTCGTCCTGGACCGGTACTTGTTGATGTGCCCATGGATATTTTTTCGAAAGAAATTGATGTAGCATTATTTGAAAAATATGATCAGAATACGAAAGTTCTTTGTAAACCATCAATTGATGATGAATTGGCAGCTAAAATTATTAAAATATTGGCTGCAGCGAAGAATCCGCTGATTTACATTGGTGGTGGTATCATGTTGGCTGATGCTGCTAAGGAACTACGGGAATTTGTTGATCACATGGGGATTGCTGTTGCTCATACACTAATGGGTAAAGGCACTATGCCTGATGATCATCCGCTTACATTGGGTATGACAGGCTTTTGGGGAACGAAGTTTATTAATGATAAGTGCAAAGCAGCCGATTATATTTTAGGGCTGGGGACAAGTTTTAAAGAAGCCGATTGCAGTTCTTGGTACCCTGAGTTTACCTTTAATTTCCCGCCAACTAAGCTCATTCAGATCGATATTGATCCCAGCGAAATTGGGCGCAATTACCCCGTTGAAATTGGTGCTGTCGCGGACTTGAAGCAGGCGCTTACCGTTCTTAATCGTGTAGCGAAACAGCTTTTTCCCAAGGGCAAACAAAATAAAGCACTTGAACAAGAAATCGCAGCATATAAAAAAGAATTTAAGGCCAGCAATAAGAAGTTCGAAGAAAGCAATGATTTTCCCATGTGTCCGCAGCGTATTCTAGCTGACTTGCGGGAAGTTCTACCCAAGGATGCCATCATTACAACAGATGTAGGCTGGAATAAAAATGGTGTAGGTCAGCAATTTCCGATTTATGAACCAGGTACATTTATTACTCCGGGAGGCTATGCCACCATGGGATTTGGGTCACCAGCCGCTTTAGGGGCTAAAGTTGCGGCTCCTGATAAAGTTGTCGTGTCACTTATTGGTGACGGTGGTTTTGGTCAGAATCCAGCAGTATTGGCTACAGCAGCGATTGAGCATATTCCAGCCATTTTCGTTATTATGAATAATCGTGCTTTCGGTACGATTGCAGGGTTGGAAAAAGCGCATTATGATACGACATTTGGAACTTTATTTGAGAAAGACGGAGAATCTTATTCACCCGATTACGCAGCCATTGCCAGAGCCTATGGTGTAGAAGGAATAAAAATTGAAAAGGCGGCTGACTTCAAGCCTGCTTTAGCTAAGGCGATTACCTTGAATAAACCCGTCGTCCTTGATGTTTCCATGCTGAATAATCCAGTTCCAACTGCTGGACATTGGAATATTATGGACATCTATTCTCCTGGTAAAAAAGTTCATCATGTAAGTACGAACTGATCAAAAGTAAAGAAGCAAACAAAAAGCAGCTGCAATGTTTAATTATGACCAAACATTGCAGCTGCTTTTTTGTTGGATTTATTATTTTATGTTTTATTCTTGTGCCATGGCAATGAAATACTTATGAATTCGGTCGTCGCCCGTTAACTCAGGATGAAAGGCTGTTACAAGCAACTTGTCTTGGCGGGCGATAACGATTTTATCTTTTACATTGGCTAGGACCTTAACATT from Pelorhabdus rhamnosifermentans encodes the following:
- a CDS encoding LysR family transcriptional regulator, translated to MEIHQLQYIVEVAKHRHFTHAAEEICVAQSSLSQQITKLEEELGIKLFERTTRFVNPTPAGLEFISYAKKILAEIELSKQCMQAHVGLTKGTLHIGAITTLENIGFVSLITSFHNLFPGLYLDIALNGSYHLAEMLRTSEIDTALLTPPELDDDADIVYYPLGDDEFVLATTSSSPLATKKVVDLSELSKENFIFPSPDQSIHKIYLKACRDAGFTPTIVCQSSHSETSLALVSDGMGIGFFPLGMLLANTSTKVSIIRLAKPIKKHVAMALLKRSHYTPAVAAFRDYVLKRCQNTQQNK
- the aroD gene encoding type I 3-dehydroquinate dehydratase, with the protein product MKKNLIGEGKQPLICTPLVGKTEKEIGNELKKILVKKPDIIEWRVDFFENIHDSAKTVALANHLKKVIGDIPMIFTIRSIREGGQPISLSDKEAIELNVEICRNTTVEYVDCELSNESEYIRYLRKVATEQGTKIIGSFHNFECTPSAKILSQKFTEADQYQLDVAKVAVMPQTLEDVLILFEATLAAKNRLTIPLITMSMGKYGAISRIVGGVFGSALSFAVGDKSSAPGQIPIEDLRMAFDIVERSMSGE
- a CDS encoding thiamine pyrophosphate-binding protein — translated: MKDLVSNQLIKYLERRGIKHIFGLCGHTNIAFLAALSKSEKIRYINVRHEQIASHAADGYARVTKKASVVLSHLGPGLTNAATGVANAALDSIPMVVIAGDVPSHYFGKHPHQEVNLHADGDQWEIYRPFVKRAWRVDSAHLLPEIMEKAFALAESGRPGPVLVDVPMDIFSKEIDVALFEKYDQNTKVLCKPSIDDELAAKIIKILAAAKNPLIYIGGGIMLADAAKELREFVDHMGIAVAHTLMGKGTMPDDHPLTLGMTGFWGTKFINDKCKAADYILGLGTSFKEADCSSWYPEFTFNFPPTKLIQIDIDPSEIGRNYPVEIGAVADLKQALTVLNRVAKQLFPKGKQNKALEQEIAAYKKEFKASNKKFEESNDFPMCPQRILADLREVLPKDAIITTDVGWNKNGVGQQFPIYEPGTFITPGGYATMGFGSPAALGAKVAAPDKVVVSLIGDGGFGQNPAVLATAAIEHIPAIFVIMNNRAFGTIAGLEKAHYDTTFGTLFEKDGESYSPDYAAIARAYGVEGIKIEKAADFKPALAKAITLNKPVVLDVSMLNNPVPTAGHWNIMDIYSPGKKVHHVSTN